A window of the Brassica napus cultivar Da-Ae chromosome A2, Da-Ae, whole genome shotgun sequence genome harbors these coding sequences:
- the LOC125585257 gene encoding uncharacterized protein LOC125585257, protein MINSCILTLYILSICAYQNPSYLLSIKEIKRTRKKKRLTNKMGSKAVVSVYLIISLCAAIFVTRGVAQMQNPQAIPGLFPPGLVPIDLVKCWSSLFTVQGCVLAISNSFFSGKFENVEAACCKVFSTLDANCWPHMFPLNPFFPPLLKDNCARITPNSPAHN, encoded by the coding sequence atgataaaCTCTTGTATCCTCACCCTATATATTCTTAGTATCTGTGCATATCAAAATCCATCCTATCTTTTAAgcataaaagaaataaaaaggacaaggaaaaaaaaaagattaaccaATAAGATGGGAAGCAAAGCTGTTGTCTCAGTCTACTTAATTATTTCACTGTGTGCTGCCATCTTTGTCACTCGTGGAGTAGCTCAAATGCAAAATCCTCAGGCGATTCCAGGACTTTTTCCACCTGGCTTAGTACCTATTGATCTCGTCAAATGTTGGTCGTCTCTCTTTACCGTCCAAGGATGTGTCCTGGCAATCtccaactcttttttttctggaaaatttGAAAACGTTGAAGCGGCATGCTGCAAGGTGTTTTCAACTTTAGATGCAAACTGTTGGCCTCATATGTTTCCTTTGAATCCTTTCTTCCCTCCTCTCCTCAAGGACAATTGTGCGCGTATCACCCCTAACTCCCCTGCACACAACTGA
- the LOC125585262 gene encoding uncharacterized protein LOC125585262, giving the protein MGSKAVVSVYLIISLCAAIFVTRGVAQMQNPQAIPGLFPPGLVPIDLVKCWSSLFTVQGCVLAISNSFFSGKFENVEAACCKVFSTLDANCWPHMFPLNPFFPPLLKDNCARITPNSPAHN; this is encoded by the coding sequence ATGGGAAGCAAAGCTGTTGTCTCAGTCTACTTAATTATTTCACTGTGTGCTGCCATCTTTGTCACTCGTGGAGTAGCTCAAATGCAAAATCCTCAGGCGATTCCAGGACTTTTTCCACCTGGCTTAGTACCTATTGATCTCGTCAAATGTTGGTCGTCTCTCTTTACCGTCCAAGGATGTGTCCTGGCAATCtccaactcttttttttctggaaaatttGAAAACGTTGAAGCGGCATGCTGCAAGGTGTTTTCAACTTTAGATGCAAACTGTTGGCCTCATATGTTTCCTTTGAATCCTTTCTTCCCTCCTCTCCTCAAGGACAATTGTGCGCGTATCACCCCTAACTCCCCTGCACACAACTGA
- the LOC125585261 gene encoding uncharacterized protein LOC125585261, translated as MINSCILTLYILSICAYQNPSYLLSINKIKRTRKKKRLTNKMGSKAVVSVYLIISLCAAIFVTRGVAQMQNPQAIPGLFPPGLVPIDLVKCWSSLFTVQGCVLAISNSFFSGKFENVEAACCKVFSTLDANCWPHMFPLNPFFPPLLKDNCARITPNSPAHN; from the coding sequence atgataaaCTCTTGTATCCTCACCCTATATATTCTTAGTATCTGTGCATATCAAAATCCATCCTATCTTTTAagcataaacaaaataaaaaggacaaggaaaaaaaaaagattaaccaATAAGATGGGAAGCAAAGCTGTTGTCTCAGTCTACTTAATTATTTCACTGTGTGCTGCCATCTTTGTCACTCGTGGAGTAGCTCAAATGCAAAATCCTCAGGCGATTCCAGGACTTTTTCCACCTGGCTTAGTACCTATTGATCTCGTCAAATGTTGGTCGTCTCTCTTTACCGTCCAAGGATGTGTCCTGGCAATCTCCAACTCatttttttctggaaaatttGAAAACGTTGAAGCGGCATGCTGCAAGGTGTTTTCAACTTTAGATGCAAACTGTTGGCCTCATATGTTTCCTTTGAATCCTTTCTTCCCTCCTCTCCTCAAGGACAATTGTGCGCGTATCACCCCTAACTCCCCTGCACACAACTGA
- the LOC125585270 gene encoding uncharacterized protein LOC125585270, translated as MGSKAVVSVYLIISLCAAIFVTRGVAQMQNPQAIPGLFPPGLVPIDLVKCWSSLFTVQGCVLAISNSFFSGKFENVEAACCKVFSTLDANCWPHMFPLNPFFPPLLKDNCARITPNSPAHN; from the coding sequence ATGGGAAGCAAAGCTGTTGTCTCAGTCTACTTAATTATTTCACTGTGTGCTGCCATCTTTGTCACTCGTGGAGTAGCTCAAATGCAAAATCCTCAGGCGATTCCAGGACTTTTTCCACCTGGCTTAGTACCTATTGATCTCGTCAAATGTTGGTCGTCTCTCTTTACCGTCCAAGGATGTGTCCTGGCAATCTCCAACTCatttttttctggaaaatttGAAAACGTTGAAGCGGCATGCTGCAAGGTGTTTTCAACTTTAGATGCAAACTGTTGGCCTCATATGTTTCCTTTGAATCCTTTCTTCCCTCCTCTCCTCAAGGACAATTGTGCGCGTATCACCCCTAACTCCCCTGCACACAACTGA
- the LOC125585271 gene encoding uncharacterized protein LOC125585271, with product MINSCILTLYILSICAYQNPSYLLSIKQIKRTRKKKRLTNKMGSKAVVSVYLIISLCAAIFVTRGVAQMQNPQAIPGLFPPGLVPIDLVKCWSSLFTVQGCVLAISNSFFSGNFENVEAACCKVFSTLDANCWPHMFPLNPFFPPLLKDNCARITPNSPAHN from the coding sequence atgataaaCTCTTGTATCCTCACCCTATATATTCTTAGTATCTGTGCATATCAAAATCCATCCTATCTTTTAagcataaaacaaataaaaaggacaaggaaaaaaaaaagattaaccaATAAGATGGGAAGCAAAGCTGTTGTCTCAGTCTACTTAATTATTTCACTGTGTGCTGCCATCTTTGTCACTCGTGGAGTAGCTCAAATGCAAAATCCTCAGGCGATTCCAGGACTTTTTCCACCTGGCTTAGTACCTATTGATCTCGTCAAATGTTGGTCGTCTCTCTTTACCGTCCAAGGATGTGTCCTGGCAATCtccaactcttttttttctggaaatttTGAAAACGTTGAAGCGGCATGCTGCAAGGTGTTTTCAACTTTAGATGCAAACTGTTGGCCTCATATGTTTCCTTTGAATCCTTTCTTCCCTCCTCTCCTCAAGGACAATTGTGCGCGTATCACCCCTAACTCCCCTGCACACAACTGA
- the LOC125585273 gene encoding uncharacterized protein LOC125585273, producing the protein MGSKAVVSVYLIISLCAAIFVTRGVAQMQNPQAIPGLFPPGLVPIDLVKCWSSLFTVQGCVLAISNSFFSGNFENVEAACCKVFSTLDANCWPHMFPLNPFFPPLLKDNCARITPNSPAHN; encoded by the coding sequence ATGGGAAGCAAAGCTGTTGTCTCAGTCTACTTAATTATTTCACTGTGTGCTGCCATCTTTGTCACTCGTGGAGTAGCTCAAATGCAAAATCCTCAGGCGATTCCAGGACTTTTTCCACCTGGCTTAGTACCTATTGATCTCGTCAAATGTTGGTCGTCTCTCTTTACCGTCCAAGGATGTGTCCTGGCAATCtccaactcttttttttctggaaatttTGAAAACGTTGAAGCGGCATGCTGCAAGGTGTTTTCAACTTTAGATGCAAACTGTTGGCCTCATATGTTTCCTTTGAATCCTTTCTTCCCTCCTCTCCTCAAGGACAATTGTGCGCGTATCACCCCTAACTCCCCTGCACACAACTGA
- the LOC111213403 gene encoding uncharacterized protein LOC111213403, translating into MAGDLLYAKTQRIVLLIDLNPLLLTPTSEQYLAVVISAAEKLLSFPPLSASLFSFKFFISSLSSLLSSSKLSALSIPSSKLSFDLPGPTLASLRRAIDAVKRCELRSTSNSAARGVNVAASLRQIVYDYAWEPVVRDPEIGLIPGFTDGGVDVVRSNLVLMFSPISRDLNWVSEFLDVKSGDECLRELGLFKSKLTEVFDCVNDLFGGRDIHLSWIDVRFGERSELGLKSGFFDSGVRELGWGHCSTDSVVYGSSIVPFGLIYPTIGVSPKLSTSRKFTAQVSLEIADIDGKPMECKCGELEFSSSEISSGKRCGEFVNLGTASEESLTEEFCNRITKLSIKALRMCDDLIELERYTSGTFVVHEVSQDSDQNLEEESGFWAGRVFQILEKETGEKVVKRSSPVWQILLSYLYREGYSALVSLTSSNGSSRTGILKPFTFSSALIYVFDNEVSPQTVDHEDSSKMVSCGENRRKLSRKILNSLHDISWEEFCRSVKGYGQIDLEDVYFSKFSNSKKYKFLKCWIKQIRKPRGCSLSVASSCDAQKDVEADPVVRKHNSSEETEKAISLPGSEEEIALSGNRLSVRQENDTSVIASESSEVFFASLPSKIKKGIESEDIDLAALAERLVKSCLLHSSQRLEKDYSCESGTLLSVTEELTKMLLKEPKDLVAKFKKKHSSSTDSEQKSEEASPSNIIREYELQILFRMEILRSEIGLGNEESVTQKFAKQICMLLEAIQCKLDGGFFSNWSLDKYVDKIIKARYHHILGEAVSIIYTEMDLLMFSDEDLADSFINNEDSSQSGRENIHRNGKSHHRSQRNKDVPGSSKKNLLKKESRECREARKVVEAQEMRERARRFSSFTSWMPDLCRVWAPKQTKNSKDKADQQKRLAKRKNEHRSVEYDRVCETPVTADNKRTRTDEYECGTLPRSSVPKALFQDDDS; encoded by the exons ATGGCTGGAGATTTATTATACGCCAAAACGCAGCGTATCGTGCTCCTCATAGATCTCAACCCCCTTCTTCTCACACCCACATCGGAGCAATACCTAGCCGTCGTGATCTCCGCCGCCGAGAAGCTTCTCTCGTTCCCTCCACTCTCcgcttctctcttctctttcaagttcttcatttcctctctatCCTCTCTCTTATCTTCCTCGAAGCTCTCTGCGCTCTCGATTCCATCTTCCAAGCTTTCGTTTGACCTCCCTGGCCCTACACTCGCCTCCCTCAGACGCGCCATCGACGCCGTCAAGCGATGCGAGCTCCGATCGACTTCCAATTCGGCGGCTCGCGGGGTCAACGTTGCGGCGTCTCTGCGACAGATCGTTTACGATTACGCTTGGGAGCCGGTGGTTCGAGATCCGGAGATAGGTTTGATTCCTGGGTTCACGGATGGTGGAGTCGACGTAGTCAGATCGAATTTGGTATTGATGTTTTCCCCAATTTCTAGGGATTTGAATTGGGTTTCTGAGTTTCTCGACGTTAAGAGTGGTGATGAGTGCTTGAGAGAGTTGGGTTTGTTCAAGTCGAAGTTGACTGAGGTTTTTGACTGTGTCAATGACTTGTTTGGTGGTAGAGATATCCACTTGAGCTGGATTGATGTTAGATTCGGTGAAAGAAGTGAATTGGGATTAAAGTCTGGGTTTTTCGATAGTGGAGTTAGAGAGTTGGGTTGGGGGCATTGTTCTACGGATTCAGTTGTTTATGGTTCTTCAATAGTTCCCTTTGGATTGATATATCCAACCATTGGTGTTTCGCCGAAGCTATCTACTAGCCGCAAGTTTACTGCTCAGGTTAGTCTTGAGATCGCTGATATTGATGGTAAACCTATGGAGTGCAAGTGCGGCGAGCTAGAGTTTTCTTCTTCTGAAATTTCGAGTGGGAAGAGGTGTGGTGAGTTCGTCAACCTGGGTACTGCATCTGAGGAATCTCTAACTGAAGAGTTCTGTAATAGAATCACCAAACTCAGTATTAAAGCCTTGAGGATGTGTGATGATCTTATCGAACTCGAGAGGTATACTTCTGGTACTTTTGTCGTTCATGAAGTCTCCCAGGATTCTGACCAAAACCTGGAGGAGGAGAGTGGATTTTGGGCTGGTCGGGTCTTTCAGATACTAGAGAAGGAGACGGGTGAGAAAGTAGTGAAAAGATCGTCTCCTGTTTGGCAGATTTTATTAAGTTATCTCTATAGGGAAGGCTACTCAGCTTTGGTATCTCTAACGAGTAGCAATGGTAGTTCTCGGACAGGAATCCTCAAGCCATTTACTTTCTCCTCGGCTTTAATCTATGTTTTTGACAATGAAGTCTCTCCTCAAACTGTGGATCATGAAGATAGCAGTAAGATGGTCAGTTGTGGCGAAAACAGAAGAAAACTAAGCAGAAAGATTCTAAACTCACTTCATGACATTAGCTGGGAGGAATTCTGCAGATCAGTGAAAGGTTATGGTCAAATAGATCTGGAGGATGTGTACTTTTCCAAGTTTAGCAACTCGAAGAAATATAAGTTTCTGAAATGCTGGATAAAACAGATTAGGAAACCGAGAGGTTGCAGCTTATCCGTTGCTAGTAGCTGCGATGCACAGAAAGATGTGGAAGCAGATCCAGTTGTGAGAAAGCACAACTCATCTGAAGAGACAGAAAAGGCTATCTCTTTACCTGGATCTGAGGAGGAGATAGCTCTGAGTGGAAATCGTCTATCCGTAAGGCAGGAGAATGATACATCTGTTATAGCATCAGAGTCATCAGAAGTTTTCTTTGCTAGTCTTCCTAGTAAAATAAAGAAAGGGATCGAGTCTGAGGATATAGATTTGGCAGCTCTGGCAGAACGGCTTGTCAAGTCCTGTCTCCTCCATTCCTCTCAAAGACTTGAGAAGGATTATAGCTGTGAGAGTGGAACCCTCTTGTCGGTCACTGAGGAGCTAACCAAGATGTTACTGAAAGAACCGAAAGATTTAGTTGCCAAGTTTAAAAAGAAACATTCATCATCCACGGACAGTGAGCAGAAGTCTGAAGAAGCTTCACCCAGTAACATCATTAGAGA ATACGAGCTGCAGATTCTTTTTCGAATGGAGATTCTAAGATCAGAGATAGGTCTCGGAAATGAGGAGTCTGTAACTCAGAAGTTTGCAAAACAGATTTGCATGCTTCTTGAGGCCATACAGTGCAAGTTAGACGGTGGATTCTTTAGTAATTGGAGTCTTGACAAGTATGTggataaaattataaaagcCAG GTATCATCATATTCTTGGAGAAGCTGTCAGCATAATTTATACAGAGATGGATCTGCTTATGTTCAGTGATGAGGATCTTGCAGATAGTTTCATAAACAACGAAGACAGTAGCCAATCAGGGAGAGAAAACATCCATAGGAATGGCAAGAGTCATCATCGCAGTCAAAGAAATAAAGATGTTCCCGGTTCGAGTAAGAAGAACCTTCTGAAGAAAGAGAGCAGGGAGTGcagagaagctaggaaagtaGTTGAAGCACAAGAAATGAGGGAAAGGGCAAGAAGATTCTCGAGTTTCACAAGTTGGATGCCTGATCTTTGTAGAGTTTGGGCACCGAAACAAACGAAGAACTCTAAAGACAAAGCGGATCAGCAAAAGAGATTAGCCAAAAGGAAGAACGAACATAGATCAGTGGAATATGACAGAGTATGTGAGACACCAGTGACAGCAGATAACAAACGAACACGAACTGATGAATACGAGTGTGGGACTCTGCCTCGTAGTTCCGTACCAAAGGCTTTGTTTCAGGATGATGATTCTTAG
- the LOC125585275 gene encoding plastidial pyruvate kinase 2, whose amino-acid sequence MAQVVATRSIQGSMLSPNGGSVSTRSDKLLKPASFAVKVLGNESKKCGRVSVRGRRAVDTTVRSARVETEVIPVSPEDVPNREEQLERFLEMQKFSDTSVGMWSKPTVRRKTKIVCTVGPSTNTREMIWKLAEAGMNVARMNMSHGDHASHKKVIDLVKEYNAQSKDNTIAIMLDTKGPEVRSGDLPQPIMLDPGQEFTFTIERGVSTPSCVSVNYDDFVNDVEAGDMLLVDGGMMSFMVKSKTKETVICEVVDGGELKSRRHLNVRGKSATLPSITEKDWEDIKFGVENKVDFYAVSFVKDAQVVHELKNYLQGCGADIHVIVKIESADSIPNLHSIITASDGAMVARGDLGAELPIEEVPILQERIINLCRSMGKAVIVATNMLESMIVHPTPTRAEVSDIAIAVREGADAVMLSGETAHGKFPLKAAGVMHTVALRTEATITTSTEMPPNLGQAFKNHMSEMFAYHATMMSNTLGTSTVVFTRTGFMAILLSHYRPSGTIYAFTNEKKIQQRLALYQGVCPIYMEFSDDAEDTFTKALATLLKQGMVKKGEEIAIVQSGSQPIWRSQSTHNIQVRKV is encoded by the exons ATGGCTCAGGTCGTTGCTACAAGGTCGATTCAAGGCTCTATGTTGAGTCCCAACGGTGGATCTGTTTCCACGAGATCCGACAAGCTTCTGAAGCCGGCGAGTTTCGCAGTGAAGGTTCTTGGCAACGAATCCAAGAAGTGCGGAAGAGTCTCCGTAAGAGGCAGAAGAGCGGTTGATACCACTGTGAGATCCGCTCGTGTGGAGACCGAAGTCATTCCAGTGTCTCCCGAGGATGTTCCAAAC AGAGAGGAGCAATTGGAGAGGTTTTTGGAAATGCAGAAGTTTAGTGACACATCAGTAGGGATGTGGTCGAAACCGACGGTAAGGAGGAAGACTAAGATTGTGTGCACCGTTGGTCCTTCTACCAACACACGAGAGATGATATGGAAACTGGCTGAAGCTGGGATGAATGTTGCAAGGATGAACATGTCTCATGGGGATCATGCTTCTCATAAGAAGGTTATTGATTTGGTCAAAGAGTACAATGCGCAATCTAAGGACAACACCATTGCCATCATGCTTGATACcaag GGTCCAGAAGTTAGGAGTGGAGATTTACCCCAGCCGATTATGTTAGACCCTGGTCAAGAGTTTACTTTTACAATTGAGAGAGGAGTCAGCACCCCAAGTTGTGTCAGTGTTAACTATGATGATTTTGTCAACGATGTGGAGGCTGGAGACATGCTCCTTGTTGATG GTGGTATGATGTCGTTTATGGTGAAGTCTAAGACTAAAGAGACTGTCATATGTGAGGTTGTTGATGGTGGAGAACTAAAGTCAAGGAGACACTTGAATGTCCGAGGGAAAAGTGCAACATTACCTTCAATCACTG aGAAGGATTGGGAGGATATTAAGTTCGGAGTGGAGAACAAAGTTGACTTCTATGCGGTTTCTTTTGTCAAAGATGCACAAGTAGTGCATGAACTGAAGAATTACCTTCAAGGTTGTGGTGCCGATATTCACGTGATAGTAAAAATTGAAAGCGCAGACTCCATACCCAACTTGCATTCCATTATCACCGCATCAGATGGG GCAATGGTTGCAAGAGGTGATCTTGGTGCTGAGCTTCCTATTGAGGAAGTACCCATTCTTCAG GAGAGGATCATTAACCTATGCCGTAGCATGGGAAAAGCTGTTATTGTTGCAACTAACATGCTTGAGAGTATGATAGTTCATCCGACTCCAACCCGAGCGGAGGTTTCTGACATTGCTATAGCTGTTAGAGAAGGTGCTGATGCAGTAATGCTTTCAGGAGAAACTGCTCACGGAAA GTTCCCACTGAAAGCTGCTGGAGTGATGCATACAGTCGCACTTCGAACAGAAGCAACCATTACTACTAGTACTGAAATGCCACCTAATCTTGGTCAAGCCTTCAAG AACCATATGAGTGAGATGTTTGCATACCATGCAACCATGATGTCAAACACGCTTGGAACTTCAACTGTTGTCTTCACCAGAACTGGTTTCATGGCCATACTCTTAAGTCACTATCGCCCTTCTGGCACCATCTATGCCTTCACAAATGA GAAAAAAATACAGCAAAGATTAGCCTTGTATCAAGGTGTGTGCCCCATATATATGGAGTTCTCAGATGATGCAGAGGACACTTTCACTAAAGCTTTGGCTACACTACTG AAACAAGGAATGGTGAAGAAGGGAGAAGAAATAGCGATTGTACAGAGTGGGTCACAACCAATCTGGCGGTCTCAATCGACTCATAACATCCAAGTCCGCAAGGTGTAA
- the LOC106419264 gene encoding probable membrane-associated kinase regulator 6 isoform X1 — MFSIQTFLSQTKASEHSQEYIYIPTKQTKITMEVNQEASSMPVVPVDSFSYSWVVNSPSLEDSIDDYHQTYEDSSSSFIEMDPRLPPSRRFFINKSHESSFKFDNFVSFSDEDHSLVHADELFRDGYVMPYLSKATSAATEEEYEPLDKKTEKKMETRDIKSKSPSSCRKLRRVSKWVLLFLTPLCKRLRRCRTSRSSGGIGIDSRIRVTTLSRSRVHSDEMTSSPRISVADDYYWRRSCDSESSIYEAVLHCKKSFEK; from the exons ATGTTCTCCATTCAAACATTTTTGTCACAGACAAAAGCATCTGAACACAGTCAAGAATATATATACATCCccaccaaacaaacaaaaataaccaTGGAAGTAAATCAAGAAGCTTCATCAATGCCAGTAGTTCCCGTAGATAGTTTCTCTTACAGTTGGGTAGTTAACAGTCCTTCTTTAGAAGATTCCATTGATGATTATCATCAAACCTACgaagattcttcttcttccttcataGAGATGGATCCAAGATTGCCTCCTTCGAGAAGATTCTTCATCAACAAATCCCATGAAAGTAGCTTCAAGTTCGATAACTTCGTCTCTTTCTCCGACGAAGATCACTCTTTAGTTCACGCCGACGAGCTTTTCCGCGACGGCTACGTCATGCCTTATCTATCAAAAGCCACGTCAGCAGCTACGGAAGAAGAATATGAGCCGTTGGACAAGAAAAcggagaagaagatggagacaCGTGACATAAAGAGCAAGTCTCCTTCTTCTTGTAGAAAGTTGAGAAGAGTTTCGAAAtgggttttgttgtttttgacgCCATTGTGTAAAAGATTAAGGAGATGTAGAACCTCTAGATCATCCGGAGGTATCGGTATCGACTCTAGGATCCGTGTAACGACGTTGTCTAGAAGCAGAGTTCATTCTGATGAAATGACTTCGTCGCCAAGAATAAGTGTTGCAGATGATTATTATTGGAGAAGGTCTTGTGACTCAGAGAGCTCCATTTACGAAGCCGTTCTTCATTGCAAGAAATCTTTCG AGAAATGA
- the LOC106419264 gene encoding probable membrane-associated kinase regulator 6 isoform X2 — MEVNQEASSMPVVPVDSFSYSWVVNSPSLEDSIDDYHQTYEDSSSSFIEMDPRLPPSRRFFINKSHESSFKFDNFVSFSDEDHSLVHADELFRDGYVMPYLSKATSAATEEEYEPLDKKTEKKMETRDIKSKSPSSCRKLRRVSKWVLLFLTPLCKRLRRCRTSRSSGGIGIDSRIRVTTLSRSRVHSDEMTSSPRISVADDYYWRRSCDSESSIYEAVLHCKKSFEK; from the exons aTGGAAGTAAATCAAGAAGCTTCATCAATGCCAGTAGTTCCCGTAGATAGTTTCTCTTACAGTTGGGTAGTTAACAGTCCTTCTTTAGAAGATTCCATTGATGATTATCATCAAACCTACgaagattcttcttcttccttcataGAGATGGATCCAAGATTGCCTCCTTCGAGAAGATTCTTCATCAACAAATCCCATGAAAGTAGCTTCAAGTTCGATAACTTCGTCTCTTTCTCCGACGAAGATCACTCTTTAGTTCACGCCGACGAGCTTTTCCGCGACGGCTACGTCATGCCTTATCTATCAAAAGCCACGTCAGCAGCTACGGAAGAAGAATATGAGCCGTTGGACAAGAAAAcggagaagaagatggagacaCGTGACATAAAGAGCAAGTCTCCTTCTTCTTGTAGAAAGTTGAGAAGAGTTTCGAAAtgggttttgttgtttttgacgCCATTGTGTAAAAGATTAAGGAGATGTAGAACCTCTAGATCATCCGGAGGTATCGGTATCGACTCTAGGATCCGTGTAACGACGTTGTCTAGAAGCAGAGTTCATTCTGATGAAATGACTTCGTCGCCAAGAATAAGTGTTGCAGATGATTATTATTGGAGAAGGTCTTGTGACTCAGAGAGCTCCATTTACGAAGCCGTTCTTCATTGCAAGAAATCTTTCG AGAAATGA